The Thermococcus peptonophilus genomic sequence GTGAAGAAAATGAGAATCCTAATGCTCGGTTTCGAGTATCTCCCAGTAAAGGTCGGTGGTCTTGCTGAGGCTCTAACGAGCATTGCGGAGGGCCTAGTTAAACTTGGAAACGAGGTCGTGGTCTTCACGCCTGACCACGGAAGGAAGCTCGGTGAGGAGTTTGCCTCTTTCAGGGTTCTCCTTGAGGGTCGGGAAGTTGAAGTAAAAGTCCGAAAGCGGGAGCAGAACGGCGTAATCGTTTATTCCCTCGGTGGAAGCTACCTGGACACGGGTGTTTATCCTGACTGGGAAAAGCTGCTCAAAAAGGCCGTCCTCTTCGGAAAGGCCAGCGTAGGGCTTATGAACCTTCTCATCGGCGAGTTCAAGCCTGACGTAGTCCACGCCCACGACTGGCACACTGTCTTTTCCCTAGGCCTTCTGAAGAAGTACTTTGGGATGAGAAGCGTTTTCACTGTTCACAGGCTCAACAGGGCAAAGGTCCCCGCAAGCTACTTCCACGAGGCCAACCTCGGTGAGCTGGCGCCGTTCCCCGACCTCGACCCGGAGCACACCGCAGGATACGTAGCGGATGCAGTAACGACGGTCAGCAGGAGCTACCTGTGGGAGGAGTGGGACTTCTTCAGGAACTTCGACGGCAAAGTAACCTACGTCTTCAACGGGATTGACTGTTCGTTCTGGAACGAGGAGTTTCTTGAGGGCAGGGATTTGCCGAGGGGGGAGAGAAGAAGGAGAATCCTCCAGCGCTTCGGACTGTCAGATGGAAAGGCTTTCATGTTCATCGGGAGATTTGACAGGGGCCAGAAGGGGGTTGACACTCTCCTCAGGGCTATCGAGCTGGTCTCGAATGACCCCTCTTTTAAATACCTACGTTTCCTGATAGTGGGCAAAGGCGACCCGGAGCTTGAAAGCTGGGCCAGAGAAACCGAACGGCGCTTCCCGAAGAACGTGGGAGTAATAACTGAGCTCCTGCCCAGAGAGACGGTTAGAGAGCTCTACGGTTCGGTGGACTTCGTGGTTGTACCTTCTTACTTCGAGCCCTTCGGTCTCGTCCAGCTCGAGGCGATGTGCCTGGGTGCAATTCCAATAGCCAGTGCAGTTGGGGGCATCAAAGACACCATCATCGATCTCGACGCTGATCCTGAAAGGGCGACCGGGCTTCTTGTCCCGCCGGGAGACGCCTTTTCCCTTGCGAGGATGATAATCCGGGCATCTGAACTCGATGAGGAAACCCTGAAAAGGCTCAGGGAAAACGGGGAGAGGAGGGCCAGGGAGGACTTCACGTGGGAGAAGGCCTGCAGAAGGTACCTACGGGTTTATCGAGACGCTGTTGATAAAGCTATACCTTTTCTACGCTAGCGCCAGCCGTACTCAGCTAAGAACTTTCTCTTCAACCTTTTTATCGTCCCCGAAACGCCGAGTGTTCGGAAGATGGCCTTTGAGCCGTTTATCTCGGTGAGCATTGCCAATGCAAAGCGGAGCTCTTCAATGTGCTTCCTGTCAACCCTAACTATCCCTGTCTGGGTCTTCTCATCGAATTTGATGAACCAAGGCTTTGCCCTTGCCGAGCCGAGAAACCCCAGAGCCGAGAGGCTGGCCTCCCAGATGGCTTTCTTGACCTCGTCCTTCTTGAAGGGCCTCTCTCCGATAACCTGAAAGGCAATGTACCTGTTTTTGTCCCTTAGCGTCGGCGGCAGGTACTTCGGCTTCTCCCTCATCCCAACACCTTCCCAGTTTTGGCCACCAACCTTTTTAAGCCCTCTCCCTACCTGAGCTGGCGAGGTGAGATAGTTGGTCTGGGAGACTCCTTACTTTTCATACGCCGTGAGAGAGCTTCCGAAGGGCTGTCAGCTCTGCGTTAGGGGTGAGAAGCTCGTTCTTTTCACTACCGGAAAGTGTCCGAGGGACTGCTTCTACTGCCCCCTCAGCCCCTGGAGGAGAGAAGACGTCGTTTACGCCAACGAGAGACCCGTTAAGAGCGTTGATGATGTCATCAGGGAAGCTTTGATACAGGAAGCTAAGGGGGCTGGGGTTACTGGTGGAGATCCGCTTGCGAGACTTGAGAGGACCGTTGAGTACATCAGAGTCCTGAAGGAAAACTTTGGGAAGGACTTCCACATCCACCTCTACACCACCGGAGCTCTCGCAACCGAAAAGGCCCTCTCAAAGCTTTACGATGCTGGGCTGGACGAGATACGCTTCCACCCGGATCTCTTCAATCCAAGCTCCAAGCTCTTCAAGGTTGAGATAGAGAACATAAAGAGGGCCTTCGACTTCGATTGGGACGTCGGTGGAGAGATCCCCTCTATTCCAGGACAGCTTGACAGAATGAAGTGGTACGCGGAGTTTTTAGATAAGCACGGTGCTAAGTTCCTCAACGTGAACGAGCTTGAGTTCAGCGAGATGACGCTTAAAACGCTCCTCGACATGGGCTTCCAGCCAGTCAGTGACGAGAGCTCTGCTATAAAGGGCTCCCTTGAGCTGGGTCTTGAGTTCCTGGAGTGGGGGGAGGATAACACCTCCCTGAGCTACCATCTCTGCACGGCGAAGCTGAAAGATGCAGTCCAGCTCAGGAACAGGCTGAGGAGGATGGCGAGGAACGTGGCTAAACCTTACATGGAGATAACGGAAGAGGGGACGCTGCGCTTTGGCATAGCCGAGTACGATGACCTTGACGAGCTCTACGAGTTCCTGATTGAAGAGGTGGAAGTCCCAAGGGAGTGGCTCTACGTCAACCGCGAGAAGGGCAGGATAGAGATGCCTGAGGAGGTTGCGGTCGAGCTTGCCGACGCGATAGAGGGGGACGTGAAGTTCTTCATCGTGGAGGAATACCCGACGTGGGACAGGCTTGAGGTGGAAAGGATTCCACTTCCTTAAGCTTTTTGCTTATTCACCATTTCTGGTCTTAATTCGCTGAACTCCCTCCTCAGTACCGCCATCTGGGATGGCTCCAGTGCCCTTGGGTCTACAATCACAACGAGGGTTGCTCCTTTCACCAGGAGGTTGTCCTTCAGGGTTGTCAGAAACTTCATCACACTGTTGAACCCGTTCTCCAGAACCAGGTATTCGAGCCCCTCCACTATGACAACAGTGTCCTTATCGGCGTTCTCAATAAGCTTATGAAGTATAGCCGGAAGGCGGAGGGGATCTATGGCGTTCTCGCTAGGCACTTTGCTGAGCCAGAGGTATGGAACACCTATTTCCTTGAAGGACTCTGGATTTCTTGTAAGTGCGATGGCTTTCTTACCTCTTATAAGTTTGAGAACGTTCGAAACGTCGGTGTCGGTGACAATGTGTGTTCCTCTTGCCAAGGTTGGATCCCCATTAAAAACTCTTGAAGGGACAATACGAACCCTAACCTTCCGCATGTAGTCAACCAGGTAGTACGTTCCAAGGATTAAAGCAAAGGAAATTATTATGTCGTCGAGGATTTTAGTAAACTCTGTCGGATATACATCGTTTACAACATCAGCAAGAAAACTGAGCCAGAGTACCAGGGTGACAACGGCACCCTTTCTCAAGAGGCTTGGAGGCAGCGTAATCTCAAAAATTCGATGATATTTGTACAGGATAAAGAGGGCTAACGTAACGACAGCGAACTTGAGTATCTCGATGTCGAGCTTCAGCATAAACTCCGCCATGATCTCACATTTTTAACTGGAACATGTCAACCTAAAAGACTTTCGCTTTGTTATTGTAGGCATTCCAACGATGGAATATCGTACTGTGTGTTTGAATCATTTTGTGATATTGTCTCTAAGAAAAATGCTGCCTAAAATGTGTATAAATAAGAGAAGACAAAAAGAGAAGGCCTCAGCCTTCGACCTTCTCAATCCCTATCTTCGCCTGGACTTCTGGCCACTCGACGACGTAGCCCTTTGCCTCCTCGAAGCGAACTTCCACCGCTCTCGTCTCGCGCATTATGTAGTCGAGGTTCTCCTGGAGGAGCTCGCGGTTCTCGTCCGTGGTCTCTATGGTGACCTTAATGCGGTCGTTGACGTCGAGGTCGAGCCTCTTGCGCA encodes the following:
- a CDS encoding glycogen synthase — translated: MRILMLGFEYLPVKVGGLAEALTSIAEGLVKLGNEVVVFTPDHGRKLGEEFASFRVLLEGREVEVKVRKREQNGVIVYSLGGSYLDTGVYPDWEKLLKKAVLFGKASVGLMNLLIGEFKPDVVHAHDWHTVFSLGLLKKYFGMRSVFTVHRLNRAKVPASYFHEANLGELAPFPDLDPEHTAGYVADAVTTVSRSYLWEEWDFFRNFDGKVTYVFNGIDCSFWNEEFLEGRDLPRGERRRRILQRFGLSDGKAFMFIGRFDRGQKGVDTLLRAIELVSNDPSFKYLRFLIVGKGDPELESWARETERRFPKNVGVITELLPRETVRELYGSVDFVVVPSYFEPFGLVQLEAMCLGAIPIASAVGGIKDTIIDLDADPERATGLLVPPGDAFSLARMIIRASELDEETLKRLRENGERRAREDFTWEKACRRYLRVYRDAVDKAIPFLR
- a CDS encoding ribonuclease P protein component 2, whose protein sequence is MREKPKYLPPTLRDKNRYIAFQVIGERPFKKDEVKKAIWEASLSALGFLGSARAKPWFIKFDEKTQTGIVRVDRKHIEELRFALAMLTEINGSKAIFRTLGVSGTIKRLKRKFLAEYGWR
- a CDS encoding radical SAM protein, producing the protein MVWETPYFSYAVRELPKGCQLCVRGEKLVLFTTGKCPRDCFYCPLSPWRREDVVYANERPVKSVDDVIREALIQEAKGAGVTGGDPLARLERTVEYIRVLKENFGKDFHIHLYTTGALATEKALSKLYDAGLDEIRFHPDLFNPSSKLFKVEIENIKRAFDFDWDVGGEIPSIPGQLDRMKWYAEFLDKHGAKFLNVNELEFSEMTLKTLLDMGFQPVSDESSAIKGSLELGLEFLEWGEDNTSLSYHLCTAKLKDAVQLRNRLRRMARNVAKPYMEITEEGTLRFGIAEYDDLDELYEFLIEEVEVPREWLYVNREKGRIEMPEEVAVELADAIEGDVKFFIVEEYPTWDRLEVERIPLP
- a CDS encoding DUF835 domain-containing protein; the encoded protein is MAEFMLKLDIEILKFAVVTLALFILYKYHRIFEITLPPSLLRKGAVVTLVLWLSFLADVVNDVYPTEFTKILDDIIISFALILGTYYLVDYMRKVRVRIVPSRVFNGDPTLARGTHIVTDTDVSNVLKLIRGKKAIALTRNPESFKEIGVPYLWLSKVPSENAIDPLRLPAILHKLIENADKDTVVIVEGLEYLVLENGFNSVMKFLTTLKDNLLVKGATLVVIVDPRALEPSQMAVLRREFSELRPEMVNKQKA